From the genome of Haloferax mediterranei ATCC 33500, one region includes:
- a CDS encoding nitrous oxide reductase accessory protein NosL — protein sequence MPDDIRPGDQSADLLTRRAATKAFSLGTLATLAGCLGTSSETKPDPVDLSGQKEDDQGGMVIGLHAGPNGQIFYRDSSPEGHDNPAWFHTLSMGMFPYYFEHQQQGWEATAIYVTDYSVVEYELTEEEGDTFISTHTGADTFGNAREMTYVVGSEVLGGMGKDLIPFSSSADADAFIDEHGGSTVTFDDVTSSWLSGYMRS from the coding sequence ATGCCCGACGATATCCGTCCCGGCGACCAGTCGGCTGACCTGCTCACGCGACGTGCAGCGACGAAAGCGTTCTCTCTCGGTACACTCGCAACACTCGCGGGATGTCTCGGTACGTCCTCCGAGACGAAGCCCGACCCTGTTGACCTCTCGGGCCAGAAGGAAGACGACCAGGGCGGGATGGTCATCGGCCTTCACGCCGGCCCAAACGGGCAGATATTCTATCGTGATTCGTCCCCCGAAGGTCACGATAATCCAGCGTGGTTCCACACCCTGAGTATGGGCATGTTCCCGTACTACTTCGAGCACCAACAGCAGGGCTGGGAGGCAACTGCCATCTACGTGACGGACTACTCGGTCGTCGAGTACGAACTCACCGAAGAGGAAGGAGACACGTTCATTTCTACACACACCGGTGCAGACACCTTCGGTAACGCCCGGGAAATGACGTACGTCGTCGGCAGCGAGGTTCTCGGCGGAATGGGGAAAGACCTGATTCCGTTCTCGTCGAGCGCGGACGCCGACGCATTTATCGACGAACACGGCGGTTCGACCGTCACGTTCGACGACGTGACCAGCTCGTGGCTAAGCGGCTATATGCGCTCGTAG